From a single Nicotiana tabacum cultivar K326 chromosome 8, ASM71507v2, whole genome shotgun sequence genomic region:
- the LOC107821620 gene encoding uncharacterized protein LOC107821620, with protein sequence MGAGGREVAISLDGVRDKNMMQLKKMNTAIFPVRYNDKYYTDAIASGDFTKLAYYSDICVGSIACRLEKKEGGAVRVYIMTLGVLAPYRGLGIGKMLLNHILNLSAKQNVSEIYLHVHTINEDALNFYKKFGFEVTDKIQNYYTNITPPDCFVLTKFITQTKK encoded by the exons ATGGGGGCAGGAGGACGTGAGGTGGCAATTTCATTGGATGGAGTGAGGGACAAGAACATGatgcaattgaagaaaatgaatacTGCAATTTTCCCAGTTCGGTACAACGATAAGTATTACACTGATGCCATTGCCTCTGGTGATTTCACCAAGCTAG CATATTACAGTGATATTTGTGTAGGTTCAATTGCATGTCGCCTTGAGAAGAAGGAAGGTGGGGCTGTTCGTGTTTACATAATGACTCTGGGTGTTTTGGCTCCATATCGTGGGCTAGGTATTG GTAAAATGTTGTTGAACCATATCCTCAATCTTTCTGCCAAGCAGAACGTTAGCGAGATTTATTTGCATGTGCACACAATTAATGAAGATGCCCTCAAtttctataagaaatttggattCGAGGTTACTGATAAAATCCAAAACTATTATACAAACATAACCCCACCAGACTGTTTTGTCTTGACCAAGTTCATCActcaaacaaagaaatag